One region of Tamandua tetradactyla isolate mTamTet1 chromosome 6, mTamTet1.pri, whole genome shotgun sequence genomic DNA includes:
- the TRIM47 gene encoding E3 ubiquitin-protein ligase TRIM47 isoform X2, whose translation MPGPGHALCQAGRADDHAGLLSMGIWEWHLWHGHDIMATASLTQAQTPLWFPPLLSPAGPGCWPLASARPWIHGRCHPQAEQPQVLSAADDRMDELGAGIAQSRRTVALIKSAAAAERERVSRLFAEAAATLQGFQAEVRGFIEEGEAAMLAHSQGDLRRQEEQRSRLSRARHNLSQVPEADSVSFLQELLALRLALEEGCGPGPSPPRELSFTKSSQAVQAVRDVLAAACTSQWEQLQGLGSNEDSLQKPGSEADAESQAPDSTNHLESEAPRDYFLKFAYIVDLDSDTADKFLQLFGTKGVKRVLCPINYPESPTRFTHCEQVLGEGALDRGTYYWEVEIIEGWVSMGVMAEDFSPQEPYDRGRLGRNAHSCCLQWNGRSFSIWFHGLEMPLSQPFSPTVGICLEYADRALAFYAVRDGKGSSPTGSSRPSSWRAWMPICRSGPSRSPAYLCSRGGDAGAQTSCCASALAKLTALNPGDVTSLRVTRTHTHTHTHTHTGPHLTLKRPCFWEREPPSWKRSSYPGPSSTRCPAQGPAPPARRGAQ comes from the exons ATGCCTGGCCCTGGACATGCCCTGTGTCAGGCAGGGAGGGCGGACGACCACGCCGGCCTCCTGTCCATGGGCATCTGGGAGTGGCACCTCTGGCACGGTCACGACATCATGGCCACTGCTAGTCTCACCCAGGCACAGACACCACTCTGGTTCCCCCCTCTTCTCTCTCCTGCGGGCCCTGGGTGCTGGCCTCTGGCCTCTGCCAGACCCTGGATTCACGGACGGTGTCACCCACAGGCTGAGCAGCCCCAAGTCCTGAGCGCTGCAGACGACCGTATGGACGAGCTGGGTGCCGGCATCGCCCAGTCCCGGCGCACCGTGGCCCTCATCAAG AGCGCGGCTGCAGCAGAGCGGGAGAGGGTAAGCAGGCTGTTTGCCGAGGCCGCGGCCACCCTGCAGGGCTTCCAGGCAGAGGTGCGGGGCTTCATCGAGGAGGGGGAGGCCGCCATGCTGGCCCACTCGCAGGGGGACCTGCGGCGGCAGGAGGAGCAGCGCAGCCGGCTCAGCCGTGCCCGCCACAACCTCAGCCAGGTCCCGGAGGCAGATTCAGTCAGCTTCTTGCAG GAGCTCCTGGCCCTACGGCTGGCGCTAGAAGAGGGGTGCGGCCCTGGGCCCAGCCCCCCGAGGGAGCTGAGCTTCACCAAGTCGAGCCAAGCCGTCCAGGCGGTGAGAGATGTGCTGGCTGCGGCCTGCACCAGCCAGTGGGAGCAGCTGCAGGGGCTGGGAAGCAATGAGGACAGCCTGCAGAAGCCAGGCTCGGAAG CTGATGCCGAGTCCCAGGCCCCTGACAGCACCAATCACCTGGAGAGCGAAGCCCCCAGGGACTACTTTCTAAAGT TTGCCTACATCGTGGACTTGGACAGCGACACGGCGGACAAATTCCTGCAGCTTTTTGGAACCAAAGGCGTCAAGCGGGTACTGTGTCCCATCAACTACCCCGAGTCGCCCACCCGCTTCACCCACTGCGAGCAGGTGCTGGGCGAGGGTGCCCTCGACCGGGGCACCTACTACTGGGAGGTGGAGATCATCGAGGGCTGGGTCAGCATGGGGGTCATGGCCGAGGACTTCTCCCCACAAGAGCCCTACGACCGGGGCCGGCTGGGCCGCAACGCCCACTCCTGCTGCCTGCAGTGGAACGGACGCAGCTTCTCAATTTGGTTCCACGGGCTGGAGATGCCCCTCTCCCAGCCCTTCTCGCCCACCGTGGGCATCTGCCTGGAGTACGCCGACCGGGCGCTGGCCTTCTATGCCGTGCGAGACGGCAAG GGCTCTTCGCCCACAGGCTCAAGCCGGCCTTCTTCCTGGAGAGCGTGGATGCCCATTTGCAGATCGGGCCCCTCAAGAAGTCCTGCATATCTGTGCTCAAGAGGAGGTGATGCCGGGGCCCAGACCTCCTGCTGTGCCTCAGCTCTGGCGAAGCTGACTGCTCTGAACCCGGGGGACGTCACTAGCCTTAGAgtaacacgcacacacacacatacacacacacacacacacacgggcccTCACCTTACCCTCAAGAGGCCCTGTTTCTGGGAGAGAGAGCCCCCCAGCTGGAAGAGATCAAGCTACCCCGGCCCCTCCTCCACCAGGTGCCCAGCACAGGGCCCAGCCCCCCCGGCACGTCgcggtgctcaataa
- the TRIM47 gene encoding E3 ubiquitin-protein ligase TRIM47 isoform X1 has translation MDGSGPFGCPICLEPLREPVTLPCGHNFCLACLGALWPHRGAGGAGGPGGSARCPLCQEPFPDGLQLRKNHTLSELLQLRQGSGPGPGSSPASSPAPAPAPKPAAPSVLPSAPEPSAPCAPEPWPEAEEPVRCDACPEGAALPAALSCLTCLASFCPAHLGPHERSPALRGHRLVPPLRRLEESLCPRHLRPLERYCRTERVCLCEACAAALEHRGHDLVPLEQERALREAEQPQVLSAADDRMDELGAGIAQSRRTVALIKSAAAAERERVSRLFAEAAATLQGFQAEVRGFIEEGEAAMLAHSQGDLRRQEEQRSRLSRARHNLSQVPEADSVSFLQELLALRLALEEGCGPGPSPPRELSFTKSSQAVQAVRDVLAAACTSQWEQLQGLGSNEDSLQKPGSEADAESQAPDSTNHLESEAPRDYFLKFAYIVDLDSDTADKFLQLFGTKGVKRVLCPINYPESPTRFTHCEQVLGEGALDRGTYYWEVEIIEGWVSMGVMAEDFSPQEPYDRGRLGRNAHSCCLQWNGRSFSIWFHGLEMPLSQPFSPTVGICLEYADRALAFYAVRDGKVSLLRRLKAARPRRSGPPPSPSDSFQSRLDNHFAGLFAHRLKPAFFLESVDAHLQIGPLKKSCISVLKRR, from the exons ATGGACGGCAGCGGGCCCTTCGGCTGCCCCATCTGCCTGGAGCCGCTGCGGGAGCCGGTGACCCTGCCCTGCGGCCACAACTTCTGCCTCGCCTGCCTGGGCGCGCTCTGGCCGCACCGCGGCGCAGGAGGTGCCGGCGGGCCGGGGGGCTCAGCGCGCTGCCCACTGTGCCAGGAGCCCTTCCCCGACGGCCTGCAGCTCCGCAAGAACCACACGCTGTCCGAGCTGCTGCAGCTCCGCCAGGGCTCGGGCCCCGGGCCCGGCTCCAGCCCGGCCTCcagcccggccccggccccggccccgaaGCCCGCGGCGCCCAGCGTGCTGCCCAGCGCCCCCGAGCCGTCGGCTCCCTGCGCCCCCGAGCCGTGGCCGGAGGCCGAAGAGCCAGTGCGCTGCGACGCGTGTCCCGAGGGCGCCGCCCTGCCCGCTGCGCTCTCCTGCCTCACCTGCCTCGCCTCCTTCTGCCCAGCACACCTGGGCCCGCACGAGCGCAGCCCCGCGCTGCGCGGACACCGCCTGGTGCCGCCGCTGCGCCGACTGGAGGAGAGCCTGTGCCCGCGCCACCTGCGGCCGCTCGAGCGTTACTGCCGCACGGAGCGCGTGTGCCTGTGCGAGGCCTGCGCCGCCGCCCTGGAGCACCGCGGCCACGACCTGGTGCCGCTGGAGCAGGAGCGCGCGCTCCGGGAG GCTGAGCAGCCCCAAGTCCTGAGCGCTGCAGACGACCGTATGGACGAGCTGGGTGCCGGCATCGCCCAGTCCCGGCGCACCGTGGCCCTCATCAAG AGCGCGGCTGCAGCAGAGCGGGAGAGGGTAAGCAGGCTGTTTGCCGAGGCCGCGGCCACCCTGCAGGGCTTCCAGGCAGAGGTGCGGGGCTTCATCGAGGAGGGGGAGGCCGCCATGCTGGCCCACTCGCAGGGGGACCTGCGGCGGCAGGAGGAGCAGCGCAGCCGGCTCAGCCGTGCCCGCCACAACCTCAGCCAGGTCCCGGAGGCAGATTCAGTCAGCTTCTTGCAG GAGCTCCTGGCCCTACGGCTGGCGCTAGAAGAGGGGTGCGGCCCTGGGCCCAGCCCCCCGAGGGAGCTGAGCTTCACCAAGTCGAGCCAAGCCGTCCAGGCGGTGAGAGATGTGCTGGCTGCGGCCTGCACCAGCCAGTGGGAGCAGCTGCAGGGGCTGGGAAGCAATGAGGACAGCCTGCAGAAGCCAGGCTCGGAAG CTGATGCCGAGTCCCAGGCCCCTGACAGCACCAATCACCTGGAGAGCGAAGCCCCCAGGGACTACTTTCTAAAGT TTGCCTACATCGTGGACTTGGACAGCGACACGGCGGACAAATTCCTGCAGCTTTTTGGAACCAAAGGCGTCAAGCGGGTACTGTGTCCCATCAACTACCCCGAGTCGCCCACCCGCTTCACCCACTGCGAGCAGGTGCTGGGCGAGGGTGCCCTCGACCGGGGCACCTACTACTGGGAGGTGGAGATCATCGAGGGCTGGGTCAGCATGGGGGTCATGGCCGAGGACTTCTCCCCACAAGAGCCCTACGACCGGGGCCGGCTGGGCCGCAACGCCCACTCCTGCTGCCTGCAGTGGAACGGACGCAGCTTCTCAATTTGGTTCCACGGGCTGGAGATGCCCCTCTCCCAGCCCTTCTCGCCCACCGTGGGCATCTGCCTGGAGTACGCCGACCGGGCGCTGGCCTTCTATGCCGTGCGAGACGGCAAGGTGAGCCTGCTGCGGAGGCTGAAGGCTGCCCGGCCACGCCGGAGCGGCCCCCCACCTTCCCCCAGTGACTCCTTCCAGAGCCGCCTGGACAACCACTTTGCAGGGCTCTTCGCCCACAGGCTCAAGCCGGCCTTCTTCCTGGAGAGCGTGGATGCCCATTTGCAGATCGGGCCCCTCAAGAAGTCCTGCATATCTGTGCTCAAGAGGAGGTGA